One Burkholderia sp. WP9 genomic window, GACCTCGTGCAACTGATCGGCGTCGAGCTTTCCATTCGGAAAGCCGCCCGCTTCGAGCCAGACATGCAGCGCCGCGAGTTCGGCAATCGACTGTTCCGGGCGCGCGTGCGAAAGCGCGGCCGCGGCGCGCATCTCGGGCCGCTCGCACAGCGGCGGCAACGACTCACGCAAGGCCTCTTCGAACTTGCCCTGCTCGGTGCCGATGGTCTTGCGCGGCACGCCTTGCGTGCCGAAGCGCAGTGCCGACAATGGCGAGCTGCGTTTGCCGGCGAGCCGCGGCAAGAACGTCTTCCAACGGTTGTCGCCGACGCGGTCGATCGTCTTCGCTGAGAATTTGTTCAGACGTTCGCGCGCCTGTGACAGCTCGCTGCCGCGTCCGTCTTCCCGAAAATTCTGGCGCCATGCGAAGAACGCGCCTTTCTGATCCGCGCTCAGCGCGCCGCGGCCTTGCGTGGCCAGCGTGGACGCTGCGTCGTAAGCCTGCCACGCGAGCGGGCTGTCATGCGTCAGCGTGCCGGCCACGGGCGCCGAGCGCGCGGCGACCGCGGCGGGCGCGGGGTCCTGCGCCGGGCCTGCGCCGTATAGAGGCGGATCGAGCGCGTCGGCGGCTTGCAGCATCATCCGCTGGGCGAGTTGTGTCGACCCATCGCCGGGCTGCGCCTGTCCGTGATGGCGCAACTGGTTCAGCGCGTCGAAACCGGCGTCGGTGCGCGCCAGCGTGCGCGCGACTCGCCATGCGCCGGCTTCGGCCGGCGTCGTCGAGCGGGCCGAGTGCATCTGCGCGAAGTCGAGCTGTTCGAGTGCATCGAGCACCGCGTTGGCGCTGTGCGCATCACCGATCTGCGCGCCGTGTAACGCTTGCGCGAGCAATGCGCCGCGTTGCGTCTGTGTGGCGGCATGCGGGCCGCTCAACGCGGCCAGCCGATGCGCAAGCTCGCCCTGCGCGAGCAGGTCGTGGTCAGGGCCCGGCAATTGACGGCCCACGTAGTCGCTCAGCGCGGCCGCGCCGCCCATCGCGTCGAGCGGGATCGTGGCTACGGCGTTTGCGTTGGCATGCTCCGCAGCGAGGCTCGCCGCCGGGGAGGACGAAGACCGCGCGGTCTTGCCAAGCGCCTGGCGCATTGCCCGTTCGCTCCTGGCCAGCGGAGTCCCGGCCGCGTTCGACGCCACTACCGGTTTGGCCGAATAGCGCGCGCCATTCGCGGTGAAATCGGCCGGCGCAAATGGCTTGCCGTGCTGGCTCGATTGCGAGAGCGCCGTGCTGATATCGAACTTGCTCGCGCGCAGCCGCGCGCCGGCACGCGAGAGCTTGTTGCTGAACCTGCCCAGCAGCGTTTCGTCGACTAGCGGCCGCCCCTGAGGCGCACCCATGTCTGGCAAAGCGGATGCGCCGCCATGCTGATGAACGGGCGCTTCAGTCGCTTCGGCATCGGGCGAGGGGATCGAGTGCGGCGGTACTGCGTGGATGTCGGACATGGCGCGTGAGGTTCAACGAGCGGCAGTTGAATTCACGGTACGAAGCGCATGTGACACCCCCAGGCAGGGTGCGAAGCGAAGTCATCTTGCGCGAAGCAGCCCCTCGGGCGCGGATGCATCGAGCGCTTCGAGATCGACGGTGATGCGCAGTTCGAGCCTTCGCGCGCGGTGGTGCCGGGCGCGCAGCAGCGCGTCTTCGAGCAGCGGCCTGACCACCCGTGGATCTTCGCCGCCGCGCAGACGCACCATCGCAATCAGACGCAGCAGTTCCGGCACGTACCAGAGCTCGCCGGTGCGCTCGCTGCGGCTGACCGCTTCACCGAGCGTCGCGCCGAGGGATGCCGCCAATTCAGGTTCGTCTTGCAGCGCGATGCGCGGCAGCAGTGTGGCGATAAAGGCGATGTCGGGCACATAGATGCGTTCGCGCGCAATCCGCTTCATCGCGCCGGTAATCAGCCGCCGCGAGGCGTCCTGATCGCCGCGCCGGGCGTCGAGCCAAAGTTGAAAGTCGAGGCCGAGACGCAGCCAGCGTTTGACGCCGGCTGCTCGCGCTCGCGTCACCAGCGCCGCCGCGCAGGACTCGGTGAGCGCAATGTCGTCGTCGAGTGCGGCAAGCGCGCAGGCGAGCGCGAGCGCGATGCAGCCCGCGAGCGGTTCGCTCTCGTCGGCGGGATCGCGGATCGTGACGCGCAGGGGCGCGGCCATATGCGGTTGACCGACCAGCCACAGCGCGACGGCGTGAATCGCCCGCGCCACGAGATGCAGCGACAGCCCATAACTGGTGGCCACCGCATTGGCCTCGCGGCTGACGTCTTCGTCGATCTCGGCGGCGGCTTCGTCGTTGAGCCCGACAACCGGCGCGAGCAGGCGGATCGCGGTATCGAACTCACCCGCATACGCCTTGACGATGCCTTCGATGCGCTGCGCGTTGATGCTCACCGCCTGGCTGTGCGTCACCGGCGCAATTTCGCTGAATTCGCCGGAGAGGCGCCGGCAATGTTCGACTTCGCCGGCGTCGAGCGCGCACATCACGAGGCAGAACAGCGCACGCAGGCGGTACGGCGTGTCGGCGCAGATATTGGCGAGCTCGTAGGTGCGCTGCCAACTCTCGACGATCTCGTTCGACGCGCTGCGCTTGAGCATCAGCGCGCGCGCGAGCACGGCGCGCAGGCGCATCTCATCGCGGATACGGCGCATCGACACACTGTCCACGCGCGCCAGCACCGCGCGCACCCAGCCGATATATTCGTCGACGAGCGCGAGCGCGCCCCACATCGGCGCCGTGTTGTCGAGCAACTCGATGCACAGTTCCACCTTGTCGACCGAGACGGCCCATTCGAGCGCCGCGCGCAGCGCGTCGATATCGTGGCGGCTATGCGCGCGGGCCATCGCGACACCCGCGCCGAAGCGGCGCGCCATGTCACGGGCGACGAACTGCGCGTGGTGCAGATCGGCCTCGGCGCTTTCGCGGTTCCGCTCGAGAGCGTCGAGCGCAAAGCGGCGCACGGCGGGCGGCAGGCGCAGCCGCAAGGCACCGTCGCAGTCGACCGTATTCACGAGACCCGCATCCATCAGTGTGTGAAGCTGGCGTTCCAGCAGGCGCGGCTCGGGAGGCCCGAAGCCGTAGTCGCTGCCGAACGCGCCGAGCATTTCGCAGGCGGCGTCGTGCGAGAACGCGGTGGCGAAAATACCGAGCCGGCGCAGCATGGTGCGGGTCGGGGCGTCGAGCGCGGCATACGACAGGTCGAGCATGACGTGAACGATCGCCGCGCGCGGCAGCACGATGCGGCGGCCGCCGCCGCGATGCGTCATCACCGTATCGAGTTCGCGCGCGAACGCCACGATCGCGTCTTCCGGCGGCACGCCCGCGCGCACTTGTCCGGCGATCGTCGCCGCAGCGAGTTCGAGCGCGAACGGCACGCCATCGACCCGCCGGCAAATCAGCGCGGCCGCCGCCAAGGTGGCCGGCGCGATGCTGTCCGCTTCGGGCAGCGGTGCATGCAAAGCGGCCGGCTTCAGACAGTGCGCGAGCCGCGTGAAGAGCAAACGCAGCGCGTCGTAGTCGAGCGTGGCGGGCGTGCCGTCGATCTGCTCGGGCGGCGCGCGCAACGCGGCCACCGGCACGGCCGTTTCGCCGCCGATGAAAAGCGGCGACTCGCAGGTGGCGATCACATGCAAGCCGCCTGTGTTTGCCACCAGAGTATCGATGAGCTCGGCCGCCGCTTCGCTCAGATGGTCGCAGTGATCGACGATCAGGAGCATGCGGCGTTCACCGATCTGTGCGGCCAGGTTGGCCGGCATCGACAACTCGCTATCCGGCTCCAGGCCGACGGCCGCACCGATCGCATTTGCAATGCGGTCGGGCTGTGCGAGCGAGGCAAGCGCCGCACAAAAATCACCGTCCGGAAAATGTGGCGCGAGGCGGCTCGCCGCTTCGATCGCGAGGCGCGTTTTGCCGACACCGGACGCCCCGGTCAGCGTGACGATGCGGCGCGTGGGCACCAGTGCGAGCAATTCGGACAACTCGGCATGACGGCCGATAAACGGCGACGGGTCGATGATCTGCGAGCGCAGCGACGTGACGGCGCTGGTCGGCAGCAACGCCGGAAATGCGGAAGCCGGCGGTGCGGCTGCGGCGGCCAGGCTCGATGCGGCGGTGACCGGCGTGAGCCGCGCGGAGGTAGCGGTTTTGGCATAGCCGGGACGCGCGGAGCCCGAACCGACGCCACGCCACGTCGCGCTATAGGACGCCACGTGCTGCGAACCGAACGTGAGTTCCGCCGAGATCGGTGGGCTGGCCGCGGCGGTCGCCGCGAACGCGGTGGCGAGCGACGCGGCAATGCTGCCGGCATTCGCCACCGGAAGATCGAGTCCGGCGTCGGGCGTTTCGAGTACGCGGATTTCACCCGCAAAGCGGTAACCGCGGCCGGCCACGGTCACGATCAGATCGCGGTCGTCGTCGAGCGCGCGGCGGATCGCGGAGATTTGCGCCTGCACCGTGTTCGCGTCGACATTACTGCCCGGCCAGACGATTTCGCGCAACTCGGCGGTCGACACCACGCGGCCGCGCGCCTCGAGCAGGGCAGCGAGCATCGCGAACGGGCGCGCGCCGAGTTCGATGACGGCGCCGTCCGAAATCAGCAGGCCCACTTCGCGCGCGAGCCAGAATCGCGAAAAGGCGATCACCTGACCGGTGAGTCGCGGTAGCGACATGAGGGGTCTCCGGCGTAGTTGTGTTTCGGTCCACCGGCGAGGGGTACTCGCGAGGCACGCATAACGAAAGACCGCGGTGCGGTATTCGTCAGACCTTTGTATTATCGCTCGGGAAGTGAACAATTGCTTGGGTAGCGGACACTTCTTCATTCCGGCTCGGGCTGCACGTCGGCGCGGATCGACTCCGTCAGGCGTCCGCGAGATCCCACTGCATCGTGTTGCGCAGCCACGCGACGCCTTCGCTGGGTGGCTCCGGCGGCACCGCTGCGGGGCGCGTCAAGGCGTAAAGATAGCTATGAGCGGCGGCGAGGCCGCGGTTCGGCCGCGGCTCGTGATTGGTCAATATCGCTTCCTGAACGAAACCGAGGCGCTCCATCGAGCTATGCGCGGCGCCATCCACGGCGCAGCAGGCGAAGACGCGGTACACGCCGGGTTGTTCGATCAGCCAGTCGATCAGTTCCTGCAACGCGAGTATGCCTGCCCGGCGGCGTCGGGCGCCGCCATGCCGGCTGATGATCACACCGATCTCCACGCGCGGCAGCGTCGGCTTCAATTCGATCAGCGCGGTCAGCCGACCGGTTTCCTTGCATTCGAGCGCGTAGCGGATCAGGCTGCCGTCCTTCCAGCCGCGTAGCGCCTCGTCGACGAATTCGACGGTCTGCGCCACGCCGGTATGGCGCGGCACCGGCAGGTCGCGCATCGTGCCGGCGTCGCCGAGCATCTGATCGAACAGGGCGGGGGCATCGGCGAGGGTGAGCGGGCGCAGCCGCAGATAAGGCGTTTCCATGCTGTCGAGCGGGATGAAGCGCATGAGTCGGACTCCGAATGAGCGGCGAACCCGCGCAGTGTGCGGCCCGCGTGTGACTTGCGCACGACGGGCCGCGAACCGGCGTAAGGGGGGGCGAAGCTGTCTCCGGCTTCGCTTCGGTGCACACCGGTTCGCACTGTGGCCGCGAGTGTCGTACGCCGGCTGTAAGGTCGAACAGAATGCCTGTTCGACGTCCCGTCCCGCGCTTCGTCACCGCAGCGCGCATTGCCATCAGGAGCCTCGCACCATGCCGGATTCCCCGTCGATTTCACGCTCGAGCAGCACGCTGCCGCTCTCCAACGTCGGCACCCAGTCGTCGCCTGACAGCGGCGGCCGCCCACCTGTCGATGGGCAGGCGCATGCCAGTCAGCAGGCGAATGCAAGTCTCAGCCAGCTGGCCGCCAACGGCAGCGGCGAGGCAAGCGGCAAGCGCAAGGGCGCTTCTTTCGCGGCGAACAGCTCTGCAGCGGCGGCCCGGCCTGCGGTGCCTCAGCAAGGTGTCGGCGCAATGCCGGGCGTCGGGCCAGCCAGCCCCGGCCGCTTCGGCGCGTTGGCGCAAGGCGGGCTGGCGCAGGGCGCGGCGAATGTGGCGACCAACACCACCGGTCTGGCCTCGGCAGGGTTGAACGTGCTGGGCGGCGTGATGCAACTGGAGCAGGCGGCGGTCAACCAGATCGCGGAGCTGTTGAAGCAGGGCGCGCGCAATATCGAAGAAGCGTCGAAGGGCTAAGGCGGGCTTAGGCCCGCAGCCAGAAAAACTCCCCGGAAGCGATGCCTTCAAACATCTCGTCGCTCGATTCGACGATGTTCTGCCGCCAGTAGCGGCCATGCTCCGCGTAGTGGGCGAGCAGATCGGCGAGCCCTTCGCCGTTCAGACCGTCGGCGAACGGCAAGCGCAGGACCAGCACCACGCCGCCCGTGTCCGTATCCAGTCCCAATTGCGCCTGGTCCTGCGCATAGATCAGCAGGTTGGCTTCGAGCATGAGCCGGAAGATGACGAGCGTGCGCCCGGCCGTCACCGTGCCGAAATGAAAATTCGCATACATCGCGTCGAGGTCGCGCTCGAAATAGTCGAGCCGCACGTCGAAGCCTTCGACCTCGATCGACCGTGTGCGCAGCACATGCTCCGCGTCGCCGAGACCGACGGTCGCGCACAGGTCCATGATCAGACTGGTGTAACGCTCGCTGCTCATCCTCGTACCTTGACTGGGCGATGCGCGCGGGGTTCGGCGCGCCGCGGACGCGAGCCGCGTGCCACCTGCGGCGAATGCCGGGAACGTTGCAAATAGGACGGCCGTACCCCGCGCGAAGCGGGATCGGCCGTGTGCGGACCGCCGCCAACGGCGAGCGGCCCGTAGCTGCGATGCCTAGCTGCCGCGCGAAGCATCCTTGACGTTGTTTGCGCCGCTCTTTGCGACGTTCGCCACCGATGCATACATGCTTTGCTCGACTTGCATCTGGGCGGACATCATCGTCATCTGGTCCATTTCCTGCGTGAGACCAGCCATCATTCCGCCTGCGCTTCCTACTGACATAAAAACCTCCAGTGACTATGGGTAGAGAGTGAGTGGCCTGTATCGAGACCTGCCGCCGCGCCGGTTGCTCGTGAGAGCAGGCCGCCGCGGCAAGCGCGTTGCCCGCGGGGCCTGGTGCGTGATGCGCACGAGACTCGCGGTGAGCGGTCGCGTCGCCTGATCAGGCGTGCGCGCCGGCCTGTTTTTCCTGCAGCCGCGCGATCACCCGCGACGCAGCGAGAAAGCCGCGGTAGAGCTTCGCCAGATTGTTGCGATCGAGGTCGGTTGCGCCCTGGATTTCGCTGATGCGCTGCGCGGTTGCGTCGAGCGCCTGACGGATCGCTTCCACCTTCGGCGCGCCGTCCGGATCGGCGAGCGTCTTCTGCAAGTCGTTGAATTCGCTGGCGTGGGCTTCGAGTTGCTCGTACATGTCGATCTCCAGATTGAACGGGGCGGTGTGCGGATGTTGAATCAGCTGGACGGACCGCGCGGCTGCGCAGGTGGCAGCGTGGCGGGGTCGGGTAGCGGCACGACGCCGGCCGCGCTGCGGGTGACGGTGTCGTTGTCGACGACCGAGGGGTTGGCCGGGCTGATCCGATGCGATGGGGTCGCCGCGGCTGCCGCGTGCGCGGCTTGCGGGTTGCCGTTCGCGTCTGTATTGCCGTTGCCGTTGCCATTGCCATTGGTAAGCGCCGCGCCGCTTGCGCCCCCCGTAGCCGAAGCCGCGTTCGCCGCATCGCTTTCCGATGCCGGCGGATCGACCGCGTAGATATGCTTGACGCCGTCCGGCGTCTGCGCGTACCGGACGTCGTCGGAGGAAATCATTTCGGAGTACGACGCTGGGGTCGTATTGCCCGCGGCGACGTTAGCGTTCTCGGCGGCCTCGACCACCACGTTCTTCACGTTTGCGTCGAGATCCGCGCGCACGCGCGCCAGCGCGGCGTCGAGATCGGCGCGGCTGCTGACGGCGCCGGTCACCGCGAAGTTGCCGTCGCCGAGATAGCGAACGTGAGCGCCGGCAACGCCGAGCGAATCCTCGATGCTGCGTGCGTCGTTCTGCGCGACGTCGTAATTGCGTGAGATGCCCGTCGTCGAAATGCGCGCGAGCAGGTTGCGTACGGCGTCGTCGTCCGCGGGGCTCGTCACCATGCCGGTCACCACGACGGTGCTGCCGACCGCGTGCGCCTGCAAACCGCTCACATGGGCCGCGGCCAATGCCTCGCTGACGCGCTGCGCGCGGTCGTCGGCATTGCGCGGCAGGGCGGCGCGGCTCATCTGCGTGGTGGTCAGCAGCGAACCGGCGATGATCACGATGCCGAGCACGAAGCACGCCACCACGGCGCCCACATAACGGCGGCGTTTTTTGCGCTCGGCCGCGAAGCGCGCTTCGGCGGGGCGGGTCAGCAGCATCGACAGCAGATCGAGATCGGACGGCCACACGGCATCGTCCGCCCCGACGCACAGGATCATGTCGTCGAATTGCATCGGCACGAAGTCCACCAGCAGCACCACTTCTTCGGCGCCGGCCGGCTGCGCGTCCGCCGTGCCCGGCGCCTGCGCCAATGCCACGCGTTGCGCGCTGACCACGCCGCTCGCGTCGACGTGCAGCAGCGCATCCGCGCCCCGCCAGTCGGTGAGGCGGATGTCGGCGTCGTCGTCGGCGCCGACACGGTGCGTGCCCGGCGTGAGCTGCAAATGCGCTCCCGCGTGAACGCCCGTCAGTATCCGCAGCAGTTTCATCGTGCTCGCACAAGGTGGGTGGGTGGACCGCCGGGGCGCGCGCGGCGCACGGCGCAAGCGGCCCGATCGACCTTAATGTAGCTGCCCGTCATGGCATGTCCCGCAGCGGATGCGAAGGCGCCGCATGGGATGCGAAGCCGCACGGCAAAACGCCTAGCGGCTGCCGCCGGGAAAGGCGCGGCGCGCGCCCGGTGGTGACGATGGCGAGGTCGAGGTCGAGGTCGAATACGGCTGCGCCGCGCCGGGTGCCGCCGCATGGGCGCCTGTTGCCGCGGCCGACTGCGCCGTGCGGGAATCGAGCGCCCCCGGGGAGGTTCCAGGCGTCTGCGCCGCCCCCGGCCCCGCCGACCGACCGAGCGCGCCAACCCGCAGCGCGCATAACGTGTCGATCGAGCGGGCGAGTTGCGGCGCGTTGGACGGTTTGTCGGCATGCAGCCATAACAACGGAAACAGCAGGTTGAAACGCTGCACCCGTTCCGGCGCCGGCAGTCGGGTAACACTCTGGCGAGCACCCTCGGATACCGGGCCGCCGGCGCGCTCACGCAACGCGGCCACACCGCACCCGGTCCCCGGCTGTGACGCCGCAATGCTGCCGATTTTCTGCTGCACGCCAAGCAGGTCGATCGCCTGTTCCAGCACGCGCGCGTCTAGCGGTATCTGTGGATTGCCGGCCAACTGCTCGCGCAGGTTCAACATATCGGTGCGCCATGCGTCGCGCACCGCCGCGGCGCGCG contains:
- a CDS encoding winged helix-turn-helix domain-containing protein, whose amino-acid sequence is MSLPRLTGQVIAFSRFWLAREVGLLISDGAVIELGARPFAMLAALLEARGRVVSTAELREIVWPGSNVDANTVQAQISAIRRALDDDRDLIVTVAGRGYRFAGEIRVLETPDAGLDLPVANAGSIAASLATAFAATAAASPPISAELTFGSQHVASYSATWRGVGSGSARPGYAKTATSARLTPVTAASSLAAAAAPPASAFPALLPTSAVTSLRSQIIDPSPFIGRHAELSELLALVPTRRIVTLTGASGVGKTRLAIEAASRLAPHFPDGDFCAALASLAQPDRIANAIGAAVGLEPDSELSMPANLAAQIGERRMLLIVDHCDHLSEAAAELIDTLVANTGGLHVIATCESPLFIGGETAVPVAALRAPPEQIDGTPATLDYDALRLLFTRLAHCLKPAALHAPLPEADSIAPATLAAAALICRRVDGVPFALELAAATIAGQVRAGVPPEDAIVAFARELDTVMTHRGGGRRIVLPRAAIVHVMLDLSYAALDAPTRTMLRRLGIFATAFSHDAACEMLGAFGSDYGFGPPEPRLLERQLHTLMDAGLVNTVDCDGALRLRLPPAVRRFALDALERNRESAEADLHHAQFVARDMARRFGAGVAMARAHSRHDIDALRAALEWAVSVDKVELCIELLDNTAPMWGALALVDEYIGWVRAVLARVDSVSMRRIRDEMRLRAVLARALMLKRSASNEIVESWQRTYELANICADTPYRLRALFCLVMCALDAGEVEHCRRLSGEFSEIAPVTHSQAVSINAQRIEGIVKAYAGEFDTAIRLLAPVVGLNDEAAAEIDEDVSREANAVATSYGLSLHLVARAIHAVALWLVGQPHMAAPLRVTIRDPADESEPLAGCIALALACALAALDDDIALTESCAAALVTRARAAGVKRWLRLGLDFQLWLDARRGDQDASRRLITGAMKRIARERIYVPDIAFIATLLPRIALQDEPELAASLGATLGEAVSRSERTGELWYVPELLRLIAMVRLRGGEDPRVVRPLLEDALLRARHHRARRLELRITVDLEALDASAPEGLLRAR
- a CDS encoding type III secretion protein is translated as MYEQLEAHASEFNDLQKTLADPDGAPKVEAIRQALDATAQRISEIQGATDLDRNNLAKLYRGFLAASRVIARLQEKQAGAHA
- a CDS encoding CesT family type III secretion system chaperone, translated to MSSERYTSLIMDLCATVGLGDAEHVLRTRSIEVEGFDVRLDYFERDLDAMYANFHFGTVTAGRTLVIFRLMLEANLLIYAQDQAQLGLDTDTGGVVLVLRLPFADGLNGEGLADLLAHYAEHGRYWRQNIVESSDEMFEGIASGEFFWLRA
- a CDS encoding GNAT family protein; translation: MRFIPLDSMETPYLRLRPLTLADAPALFDQMLGDAGTMRDLPVPRHTGVAQTVEFVDEALRGWKDGSLIRYALECKETGRLTALIELKPTLPRVEIGVIISRHGGARRRRAGILALQELIDWLIEQPGVYRVFACCAVDGAAHSSMERLGFVQEAILTNHEPRPNRGLAAAHSYLYALTRPAAVPPEPPSEGVAWLRNTMQWDLADA